TGCTTGGCGGCCGCCCGAGCGGCGACAGCGGCGACTCGGCGCCGCGCCAGCAGCGCCCGGCACCTCAGCGTGCCCCGCAGCAGCAGGCCCCGCGCCCGGCAGCACAGCAGCCGGCCCAACCGGCGGCTGATTTCGACAGCTTCGACGACGACATCCCGTTCTGATCGCCTGAGTTCAGCCTTAATCATGCGAATGCGCCTGATGCTGCTGGGTGGCGGCAATGCGCTGGGGCAGTCCCTGATCCGTCTCGGCGCCGAGGAAGACATCGGCTTCCTCGCCCCGCGTCCGCCTAACGCCGGCTGGGATGCCGCCAGCCTGACCCAGCTGCTCGACGACACCCGCCCCGACGCTTTGGTCAACCTGGCCTATTACTTCGACTGGTTCCAGGCCGAGGGCGTCGACGCTGCACGCCTGGCTGCCCAGGAGCGGGCGGTCGAGCGCCTGGCCGAGCTGTGCAAGCATCACGAAATCCGCCTGCTGCAGCCCTCCAGCTACCGGGTGTTCGACGGCTCGCGGGTCACCGCCTACAGCGAGAAGGAAGACCCGCAGCCCCTGGGCGAGCGCGGTCTGGCCCTCTGGCGCCTGGAGCAGAGCGTTCGATCGGCCTGCCCAAAACACGTGCTGCTGCGCTTCGGCTGGCTGCTGGATGACAGCCCCCAGGGGCTGCTCGCCCGCTTCCTGGCCCGCGCCGAGGGCGAGCAGGAGGTGCGTCTCGCCGACGATCGGCGGGGCAATCCGACCCCGGTGGACGATGCCGCGCGGGTGATCCTCGCCGTACTCAAGCAGCTCGACTGCGAGTCGCCGCTGTGGGGCACCTACCACTACGGTGGTCACGAGGCGACCACTGCGCTGGCGCTGGGCCAGGCGGTGCTGAGCGAGGCGCGTCACTATCGTCATAACCTGGTGGAGGAGATCGCCGCCCAGGCTCATGCCGCCCGCGCCGACGCCGCGGTGGAGCCGCAACATGCGGTGCTCGCCTGCAAGAAGATCTTCCACACCTTCGGCATCAAGCCGCGCGCCTGGCGCGCCGGGTTGCCGAGCCTACTGGATAGCTACTACCGCCATGTCTGACGCGCCCGTTCTGGTTACCGGCGGTGCCGGCTTCATCGGCTCGCACCTGGTCGATGCCCTGCTGGCCCAAGGCCGCAGCGTGCGGGTGCTGGACAACCTGTCGATGGGCAAGCGCAGCAACCTGCCAATGGACAATCCGCGCCTGCAGTTGCTCGAAGGCGACGTCGCCGATGCGGCGCTGGTGAGTGAGGCGCTGAGTGGCTGCCAGGCCGTGGCGCACCTGGCCGCGGTGGCCTCGGTGCAGGCATCGGTGGACGATCCGGTGAGCACTCACCAGAGCAACTTCGTCGGCACCCTGAATGTCTGCGAGGCCATGCGCGAGCAGGGCGTCAAGCGGGTGCTGTTCGCCTCCAGCGCG
The genomic region above belongs to Pseudomonas benzenivorans and contains:
- a CDS encoding sugar nucleotide-binding protein: MRMRLMLLGGGNALGQSLIRLGAEEDIGFLAPRPPNAGWDAASLTQLLDDTRPDALVNLAYYFDWFQAEGVDAARLAAQERAVERLAELCKHHEIRLLQPSSYRVFDGSRVTAYSEKEDPQPLGERGLALWRLEQSVRSACPKHVLLRFGWLLDDSPQGLLARFLARAEGEQEVRLADDRRGNPTPVDDAARVILAVLKQLDCESPLWGTYHYGGHEATTALALGQAVLSEARHYRHNLVEEIAAQAHAARADAAVEPQHAVLACKKIFHTFGIKPRAWRAGLPSLLDSYYRHV